The DNA region GATTTTTAACTTAAATGAACTTTCTATCTTCTGTGACAGGCCGGAAAGTGGGCAATGAGAATCAGAACAAGTTCGAAGCTGTTACAGGGGAGATGGACAATCTACAGTCTAACCTGAAGACTGCACAGAATGAGAAAAAGAATCTGGAAATCACTCATGACCATttacaacaaaattacaataataCGTCTAACTCAAAATATCAAATGAATAACACAAACAGCCAAATATCAGAGGAAGTAATCAAACTTAAACAGAGTGAAAGCACACTGCAAGCCAGTAACACTGCTCTGAGCAAAGAACTTGAAGAGCTTAAGGCCAGCAAGGAGAAGTGTCAGACTAATAACGAAGCCTTGTCGACAGCTAAAGACTCACTTCAAACGAAGTATGATTCAATTGCCAGGAGCAAAAATGACTTACAGGCCAACTTTGACACAGTGACAAAAGAGAGGGACAATTTGCAGAACCAATTTAATAAtgcaacaaggtcaaaagagaaGCTGCAAAACGATTATAACAGTCTGATCAAGGATATTGAGCACCTAGAGGAAAGGTATCGTGCCTCTTCCAGTGAGAGAGACAGCATTGCAAGCAGTCACCAAAATCTGACAATGGAGAAAGAAAATCTACAGGCCACGTACACCACACTTTCCAAAGCCACTGACAAATTATTGGCGTCCTACAATTCTGTAATTGAGGAGAAGAAATATCTTGAAAGCTGCTTGAAAAATGTGACTGCAGAGAGAGACCTGCAGAGTGTGGAAATCAGCAGCATGAGTTCTGTGGTTGACCATCTGCGAGCCACCGTCACAAGACTGAACACAACTACGAAAGGTAATGCAGGAAATCAACTTCAACAAGTTTattgtttgaaaagaaaactTGACGAAATTTACTCCTCAGAACACAGACTAGTCATACAACAACAATTAtttttagagttgtccgataatgacttttaaccgatatcccgatattgtccaactctaaAAATCCGATAACGATATCAaactgataccgatatatgctggTGTGGCAATCATTGGACAAGCCAATGCAGTGacaattcccaagatgcattttgcttgGCGTTTGCACagattttcatatattattAATTTTCTAGTTTCCATAGTGACTTTCTTTCTGGTAATGCAGTAGTTATCTGTAATGAGttgataattattatttttttcaatcatttattgttcatttaatttttgcaccatgaatgcaaatggtctgctcacatagcaAG from Corythoichthys intestinalis isolate RoL2023-P3 chromosome 8, ASM3026506v1, whole genome shotgun sequence includes:
- the LOC130919881 gene encoding C-type lectin domain family 4 member M-like isoform X2 yields the protein MTVKYQTSTETTMDIDDGNLGNKHLFMDGSKFQNFVHALRNSPVRVAALALGFLCVVLVAGLIGQSVHCRKVGNENQNKFEAVTGEMDNLQSNLKTAQNEKKNLEITHDHLQQNYNNTSNSKYQMNNTNSQISEEVIKLKQSESTLQASNTALSKELEELKASKEKCQTNNEALSTAKDSLQTKYDSIARSKNDLQANFDTVTKERDNLQNQFNNATRSKEKLQNDYNSLIKDIEHLEERYRASSSERDSIASSHQNLTMEKENLQATYTTLSKATDKLLASYNSVIEEKKYLESCLKNVTAERDLQSVEISSMSSVVDHLRATVTRLNTTTKVCPSNWKKFDTSCYFASKTKDTWYSSRDFCKNKKAHLVIINSHEEMKFVNNLFSSPGIEKIWIGLTDQGVEGHWVWMDGTPLSLQFWAVGQPNRYSDNQDCGEFWYRSSGNAEWNDANCSSYRYWVCEM
- the LOC130919881 gene encoding C-type lectin domain family 4 member M-like isoform X1, encoding MTVKYQTSTETTMDIDDGNLGNKHLFMDGSKFQNFVFFSVHALRNSPVRVAALALGFLCVVLVAGLIGQSVHCRKVGNENQNKFEAVTGEMDNLQSNLKTAQNEKKNLEITHDHLQQNYNNTSNSKYQMNNTNSQISEEVIKLKQSESTLQASNTALSKELEELKASKEKCQTNNEALSTAKDSLQTKYDSIARSKNDLQANFDTVTKERDNLQNQFNNATRSKEKLQNDYNSLIKDIEHLEERYRASSSERDSIASSHQNLTMEKENLQATYTTLSKATDKLLASYNSVIEEKKYLESCLKNVTAERDLQSVEISSMSSVVDHLRATVTRLNTTTKVCPSNWKKFDTSCYFASKTKDTWYSSRDFCKNKKAHLVIINSHEEMKFVNNLFSSPGIEKIWIGLTDQGVEGHWVWMDGTPLSLQFWAVGQPNRYSDNQDCGEFWYRSSGNAEWNDANCSSYRYWVCEM